A window of Pirellulales bacterium genomic DNA:
CGAACGCCTCGACGTCGGCCGGCTCTGGCGGCAGGCCAACCAGGTCGAGACTCGCGCGACGCGCCAAGGTGCGGCGATCCGCTTCGGGCGCAGGCTTCAGCCCTAACGATTCGAGCCGCGCTAAGATGAAGTTGTCGATCGGGCTGCGCGGCCAGGCTTTATCCTGCACCTCGGGCACAGCCGGACGCACCGGCGCGATAAACGACCAGTGCGGCTGATACTCGGCACCGGCCGCGATCCAATCGGTGAGCATTTTCTTCTGCTCGGGCGAGAGCGTCTTGTGCGCGGCCGCCGGCGGCATCACGGTGTCTGGATCCGTCGAATTGATCCGTTTCACCAGCTCGCTTTCCTCCGGCTTGCCGGGTTGAAACGCCCCACTCTCGATGGCCGCCTCGCGACGGTCGAGCCGCAGGTCCGCCTTACGCGACGCACTGTCCGGCCCGTGGCAGGCAAAACAGTTCTCGGCCAAGATCGGCCGAATGTCGTGGTTGTAGCCGATCGCCTCGCCTGCCTGAGCCGTGGCAGTCAATAGTGCCAGGCAAACCAGAGCGGCCAGCAGATGCGCGCGTCGCGTCATTTCGAAATCCCCGGAGAAGCAGTTCAGGCGGGAGGGTGCAATGCCAAGAGACGATGCGCCGGGTGGGGTAGGCAGGGCTGAGGTCGGCGCGACTCGCCTCTGGCCATGATTGTAAACCATCGTACGAGCGGAGGAAACAATTCGGCGGCCAGGAACTGGGAGGGGCGTCGCCGACTTGGGAGGGTGGCAGCCCGGGAAAGTCCGGCCGCCGCCATGAGGTTGCGGATCAGCGACCGTGCATCGGCAGGACACGAGGCCACGGGCTGGCAGAGGCAAGCCGGCCGTTAAGTCCCGCTGCGCCGGACGCGGCGCTGCGGTTTTTGCCGACTGGCGCAGAGTTTGCTATCGTTTCCCGCCGGCGTTTCCCGTCGGACTCGCTACTCGGTAGTCGTCGCAGTCACCGCCCGACGGCATCCTGATAGGCGTCTGGGGCACACGGGGGTCAAGAATTCGGGTCCCAGGGCAAGACTTACCATGGCAGGGTCCCAGATCAAACAATTTACGTATTTCGCAATTCACGTATTACACTTTGGTACGCTCTGATTCCGAGCGTTTTCTTCCGCCAGGCAAGGGTCTTCGACATGCGACAGTACCGTTGCGTCTGTAATAACAAAATCTTCTACGAGAACAGCCAGTGCCTGGCTTGCGGGCGCGAGCTGGGTTTCTGTCCGACTTGTCGGCGGTTGGTGGCCCTCGCGCCGCAGCCGGATGGCGGCTTTACGTGCAGCAATCCGGAGTGCGGCGCCGAGTTGGTGAAGTGCATCAACTATTCCCAGCACAACGTCTGCAATCGATGCGTCGCGCGGCAGAATGCCGGCGAAGGGGGGTTGTGCGACTGCTGTCGGTTCAACGACACCATTCCGGACCTTTCGGTCGCGGGAAATCTGGAAAAATGGCGCCGCCTCGAAGCCGCCAAGAGACGCCTGTTCTATGACCTTGACGAACTAGGGCTCCCCTACGGCACCGCGGTCGACCAGGTCGATCCGCCCCTCACGTTCGACTTCAAGGCCGACGTGATCAAGAACTCCGGGTTCTGGCGCTCGGTCGGTTCGCAGCAAAGAGTCTTTACCGGCCACGCCGAAGGACGCATCACGATCAACATTCGCGAAGCGGACGACGTCGTCCGCGAAAAGCTGCGGGTTGACCTCGGTGAAGCGCACCGCACGCTGATCGGCCACTTTCGCCATGAAGTAGGGCACTACTATTGGGATCAGCTCATCAAAGGGCGTCGCGAGGATGCCTCGCGCGCGGTCTTCGGCGACCACGATCAACCGACCTACGCCGATGCGCTCGATACCTATTACAAAAATGGGGCACCGTCGGATTGGGCTTTGAGCCACGTCAGCGCCTATGCCACGATGCATCCCTGGGAAGATTTTGCCGAGACCTGGGCCACGTATCTGGACATGGTCAGCGGCCTCGATACGGCCCATCACGTCGGCTTCGGCGGGGAACCGGAACCTGCCAGCGCCGATGTCGACCGCATGGTCAAGCGCTATCAGCAACTGGGGATCGCGCTGAACGAGATCAACCGCAGCATGGGTTTGTTGGACGTGGTGCCCGAGGTCTTTGTGCCGCCGGTCGTGGAGAAGCTTCGCTTCATTCACGAGTTGGTGCAGGCGGGCCGCGCCGAAAATGGCGCCCTAGGCGGACAACCCCCGGTGCTGGCGGCGCCAGTAGCAGCCAACTGACGCGCCAGCCCGCACAAGCATAAGAACCTGCGGCGCGCCCGGTCGACCGACCGAAAATGTTGTACCGCCGCACTGCGCGCGGTAGAGTGACGCTGGAATCTCAGCGGGGGTGCTAACGACGGTCTTGGCCGACCGTCTTCTAAAGATCGTGCGTCACGGCTCAGTCCCAACGACAAAGGAGCGTGCCATGTCTCAGCGAAACCGGCGGGCCTTTTTGGCCGAAGTGGGTCAGGGAGTCATGGTCGCCACGATTGGCTACGGGGCGGCCGTCGAAATGGGGCTGGCACGCGCAGTCGCCGACGAAGCACCGCTGCGGCTGTCGTTCGGTCCGCGCGAGTCGTTAGTCGCGCTGATGCAAGAGACGCCCATCGATCGGCTGATGCCAACTCTGGTCGAGCAGCTTCGCCAGGGAGTCGCACTCAAGGAGCTGGTCGCCGCAGGGACGCTGGCCAACGCCCGCACTTTCGGCGGCGAGGATTACATCGGCTTCCACGCCTTCATGGCGCTGGCGCCCGCCTGGCAGATGGCGAACGAAATGCCCGAGGCGAGCGCCGCATTGCCGGTGCTGAAGGTGCTCTACCGCAACACGAGCCGCATCCAGGCCAAGGGAGGTTCGTCCGAAGAAGTGCTGCACCCGATCGCTGATAGCGCGGCGGTCGACGCCACTCAAGCGGACGAGCGCATTCGCGAGGCGGTACGTGCCAAAAACCTGCCTCTTGCCGAACAGCTGCTGGCCGCCGCTGCCCGCAATTCACCCGAAGAAGCTTTCAACGATTTGTTGCCGGCCGTGGCCGACGGTGTCGAAGTGCATCGAACCGTCTTGGCTTATCGGGCCTGGGATCTGTTGGACCTGGTGGGTCGCGAACATGCCGTGACCATGTTACGGCAATCGTTGCACTACTGCGTCGAGAACTGCAAGCCGCAATACACGGACCGGTTTGCCGGAATTCGCGCCCTGTTGCCGCGGCTGCTCGATCAATACAAGCTGGTCGAGCGAGAAGCGGGCACGCGCGTGGCCGACGACGCCTGGATCGAGTCGATGTGCAACACGATATTCACCTCCAGCGCCGATCAGGCGGCCGACGCCGTTGCCGCCGCACTGGCCGATGGAATGAGCGCAAGCTCGGTGGCAGACGGCATTGCCCTGGCAGCTAATCAGCTGGTGCTGCGCGATGCCGGACGTGCCGCCAGAAATGTCCAACCGAACAAGCCCGTCGGCAGCGTTCACGGCGACTCGATCGGCGTGCACGCCTGCGACTCGGTGAACGCCTGGCGGAATATTGCCACGGTGAGCAACCGTCGCAACGCCGTGGCCAGCTTGATCCTCTCGGCCTGGCAAATTGCCAGCGACCGTGGTTACGGCGGTAGCGAGATATTGGCCGCGCATCCGCGACCCGACACCGAGCAGGTCGACAAAATCGCGGTGCGCGATCAAGATTCCCTGGTCCGCGAGTTGGACGATGCCATCCGCCAGCAAGATCAGGCAAGGGCGTGCGCCCTGGTACATGTCTACGGCCAGCAAGGATTCGCGGTCCGACCGGTGCAGGACCTGTTGCGGCAATATGCCATCAGTGAAGACGGAGCCCTGCACGCAGAGAAGTTCTACCGCACCACCAGCGAAGAGTTCGCCCGATCGCGGCCGCAATTCCGCTGGCGGCAATTCGTGGCGCTGGCCCGCGTCACGGCCAGCGAATATGGCCAACCGGCTCCGGGCGTGGCCGAGGCACGTCGACTGCTGAATGTGTAGGGCGTTGTACTCGGCAGTGGTTGGGTGATAATCGACAGGCGACAGCGTGACCAACTTCCCGCCTTCCCCTGCCGGATCCCTCCCATGCTCGCACGAAATCTCTTAAGAGTCCCCGTCGGTCCAACACGCCGCGATTTGCTTCCCAAGTTGGCCTTGGCGTTTTCGCTTGCCCTTGTGGCCAGCGTCTCGCAGCATGCGCCCGCCGCCGACAGCGAAGCATCCAAGTCGCCGGCGCGTTTATTCTTCACCTCGCAAGGCAAGACCGCCATCGTCAATGCCGACGGTAGCGGGTTGCGATACTTCGATTTCGACGTGCCGGGGCAGGCCACCTGGCAACCGAGTTCGGCTTTTACCGACGGCCGGCGCGTGGTGTTCCTCAGCATGGAGCCACGTCGCGACGGACCGGGCCGGCCGTTCGATGAGTATTACACGCAAACGCCGACACATCTGTGGATTCATGACCTGGCCGACGGTTCACTCACCGAGATTTGCAATCGCGATAGGCTGGCGCCCTTCGAAACTCCGGCCTTGCTGATCAATGACGAGCGATTGCTGGTGCAAGTCGTGCGCAACAGGGTGGGCCAGATTTTCAGCATGCGGCTCGACGGCAGCGATCCGCGCGAATTCACCCGCGCCGGCGAAGGCCTGCCCTACGGCCTGAGCCTGAGCCCCGACGGCAAACGCGTGGCATTTCATCTGGCGAGCCCCCAGGGCTATCAAGTTTGGACGAGCGATGTCGATGGCGGCAATCGCGTGCGCGTGGCGGCCCATCCCGACCACCTGTACTTTGGCACCAGTTGGTCGCCCGACGGAAAATGGATCTTGTACGTCGATTGCCAATACAAGCAACAGCCGGGGCATGACTGGGCCGATGTGTGTGTCGGCCGTGCAGACGGCAGCGAACATCGCGTGCTGACCACGGGCGCGGCGATGTGGTTTGCCGCCACGTACGGTGATCCGCAGACGCGCGGCAGCGGTTCCAATCTGCCGGCCTGGACGCGCGACGGCCAGATACTGTTCCCCCGCCGCACCGAGGGCGCGGTCGTCCCTTGGCAGTACCGCGTGGGGCAGCCCGACGTTGACCATTTCAATCGCGACTTCAAGCCCGAGCTAGCCCGCGGCGGCACCGAGATCTGTCGCCTTGATCCACGCGACGGCCAGGTCACGGCCCTGACGCATAGCGACCCACCAGTGTGGGATTTTCGCGCCAGCGAGTCTCCGGACGGAAAACAGCTCGTAATTTGTCGGGCAGCGACCGGCGCCGCCCCAGCCATTTGGGTTATGGATGCCGACGGCACGAGCCCGCGGCGAATCACGCAGGGTGTCGACGATCGCGGTGCGGATCATCCGCGCTGGTTGCCCCAGCCGATCAGGTAGGCCCTCACGTGGCGAAACCAAGTGACCAGGTCGTGCAACCGGCTTTTGCGGTGATGGAATGTGCAGGGGCAACGTGCATTTGCTTGCGATTTCGCCATCGCAACTGCAAGGGCGCGGGAAATGCTGCCCTTGCTATGCTGCTGGGCGCGGTATGATTTAGATATCGCCCACCGCATGCGGGGAAGTCGTGCGGCTTCCTTTCCGCTGCTGCTTCTGACTGCGTGCGGAATTTGTCTCGCCGAGAAGCGCCGTGCTTGCTCGGTTACACGCAGTCAGGAGAGCTTGCCCATGTATGCCCTACTTTGCACAGCGGGGGCCACCACCGCATTGCTGGTGGCAAGTGTAGTCTCGGCCGCCGATCCCGCGTCCGCGAATGCTGCCGCCGCGCAGAATGCTGTTGCGCCGGCCGCCGCGGCCAGCGCGCCACAAGCGGCCCCACAGGCGACCACGCCCGCCGCCACGAACCAGTCGCGGTATCGCCGCCACAACGGACGGTGGTGGTACTCGATGCCCAACAACAGTTGGGTCGTCTGGCAGAACAATGCTTGGGTTCCCTACACCGCAGGTATGTTCGCGGGGGACCGCAACATGGCCAGCAACAACGCAACGCGACGATATTCGTACGCCCCGGGATCGTCCGGATATCCGCGCGTATTTCGCACCCCCCGCGCTTCTGGCGACTCGCGTAGCATTCGTTACGCAGGCTCGAAGGCAAACTTCGATTACGCGCCTTATACCGGCGGAAGCGTTCAATAGTTACCACTTGAATACACTCCCTGAGATCGCGACGCGCGACCAACGCGTGACACGCGCGGTCTCGGGGATCAGTGTATTGGCAGGGCCTTAGGGCGCGGCAGCGCTAGCGACCGACAATTGTGGTCGCCGGGCTGCCCAAGTCGATCCGCGACGTATCAGTGCTGATGTGCCCGGATTGCGCGTGGCCGCCGCATCATGCCCCAGCACCGTCTGAAATACGCGACCCTGGCCATAGTCGTAGACGAACGCCATTGGCTCGTCCTGCTTGGTATCGCGACTGCGGGCCGTGGCTAGCACGTGAATCGGCTCACTCCCTTGTTGGCGGTAGTACAACTCGTCGGTCGTATCAAACGCGGCCAATCCCTGCGTGATCTCGTGCTGGCCGTCCGCGATATCGACACGGAACGGTCCGTAGGCGTCGTGCCCGCTTTTACCGGCTGTGTGATCCCACACGCGGCGGCAGATTTTGGTGCGGTATTCCGGCCAATCGGATTCTCCCGCGCCGGGCAACGAGAAATTGAAGGCCCCATTCGCGAAATGGATAATCGACAGTCCGCCGCCCGCTTGCAGATACTCTACAAAGTTGTCGCGGGCCTGCTGGCTCAAGCCTGGACGTTGCCAATTGCAATAGTTCAGCACAACTAGATCGAACTTTCGCAGCTCGTCGCGTGCCAGAAACTCGGGATCCTCCTCGACCTGGACCTGGTAACGTTTGTCGGCACCGGATAGCGCTTCGACCAGCACCGGCGTCGTTTCGCGCCAGGGGTGAGCCGGATGCTGATGCCCGGTAATGATCAGGGTGCGAATCGGCTTCGTGTCGATCGACTGCGACGCGGCGTCCGGCAGGGTCGACTGCACACCGCCAACGGGCACTTCGGCGTGCGCCGTCCACAACAGTGCATTGAGCACCATGCGGCGATAGTTTTCGACCTGCCAATTACTGTGAAAATGCCCGCCAGAAAAACCGAAGCCGCGTCCACCATCGGCCCGCTCGACGGCATACGCCACGACTTGCGGTTGCGTTTCTCCGGGAATCTCGGTCGTCAGGATCGGCGTCAGCCGCTTGTCTTTCGCCGCGAATCGCAGGTTGTAGTAATACTCTTCTTGCAGTTCGAACGGGCCGAGACCGCGACAAATGGGATGTTCGGGCGCACCGGGACGCGGCGTGGTTTTATGCGTGGCAATCTTCGAGAACCAGCCGCGCTCGCCCGGACCGCTCTGGTAGTCGAAGTAGCCGCCGATCCAATCCAGGAACTGCCGTCCCCCTTTTTCGTTGGGAACGAAGATCGTGTAGTGCAGCGCCACCAATCCGCAGCCACGCTTCATCTGCCGTTCGATGGTCGCCAGGCGCTCGGGCCGCAACAACGGATGGTCTCGCTCGTCGTGGTCGGAGCCATCACAGAAAAACAAAATCGTGTCGGCATCGTCGAACGTGCTGGGATCCTTCGGCCATCCGTCGGTATGAACTTCGGTCACCACGGGAGGAACGTTCGGCGAACTATCGAGACACGCTTTCAGCAACCGTGCGCCCTGTTCATATTCATGGTGCCCCGGCCCATGGCTTTTTGTGCCTGCCACCAGGACGATTTTTTTCGGTCGCGGGGACGCGTCCTTCGGTGGCGGTTTGTCCTCGGCCGCACCCAAAGCGGCAGCAATCGCGCCCACGATCACCAAGCACATACCGGCGTAAGCGAACATTCTCATCGTGAGCAGAACCTTTTTACGATCGGGAGCACGACTGGTAGACTGCCACAATCCGAGAGACCGGCGAAACGGGCGGAACTACCAGGAAGGATGATCACCAGCAACGCAGCTATTGTGGCCAACCGCGCAAGGCGGCGTCAAACGTACGACCATCCTTTAATTCAACCTTGCAGCCCCCCGCCCCGCATCGCGTACCTAGACTCTCAACATGTTGCAAGAAACCCAGCTCGAATCCGATCGTGTCACGCTCAATCTGGCCGCCGGGCCGTCGGCCGGGCCGCCGCTTCTTTTGCTGCACGGAGTGGCGCGCTGCTGGCAAGACTATATCACGCTGATTCCGACGCTGGGCACGCGTTGGCAAGTCATGGCGCTCGATTTTCGTGGGCATGGACGATCGTCACGCGCCACGTCATACCGCGTCGTCGATTACGTGCGCGACGCCGCGGCCGTTGTCGCGCGCAACGCTTCCGAGCCTGTCGTCGTGTACGGCCATTCGTTGGGGGCCATGGTCGCAGCGGCAGTCGCCGCTGAACTGCCAGGCCAGGTGCGGGCCATCGTGCTCGAAGACCCACCGTTTGGCACTCTTGGTGCAAACATTCGTCAGACCGTCTATCACGGCATGTTCGCGGCCTTTGGCCAATTGGCCGCGTCAGGACAAACGGTCGACGAGCTGGTCGCGCTACTCGCGGGCGTCACGTTGGCGACTCCGGGAAAATCACAACGCTTGCGGCTGGGTGAGCTGCGCGATCCCGCGGCTCTGCGATTCATGGCCAAATGTCTTAGTCAACTCGATCCTGCGACCATGACACCCCTGGTCGAAGGATGCTGGCTGGACGGCTATGATCAAGATGATCTGCTGCGGCGCGTCGCTTGTCCGACGCTGCTGCTACAAGGAGAAGCCTCGCAAGGAAGCATGCTCGACGACGCGGAGGCAGCCCGCGTCACCGCGCTATTACCACGCGCGACGCACGTACGCGTGGCCGGTGCGGGACATTTGATTCATTCAATGCAAACCGAAACGACCCTGCGCCTGGTCACGTCCTTTCTGGAATCCCTGTAAACACACCATCGCGGGCGGAGCTGCGACCATGAAGACAGCGCAAGGAACGATCCTCGTCGAACACGGTCAATTGATCGATGGTACAGGGTCGCAGGCCACGGCGGATGCAGCCCTCGTGATTCGCGATGGGCGCATTGTGTACGCCGGCTCCGCAGTCGGGGCGCCGGCAGTACCGGCCGATGCCACGCGCATCGACGCTCGCGGCGGCACGATCATGCCTGGGCTCGTGGAAGCCCATTTCCATCCGACGTACTTCGACGTTGCCGAGTTGCAGGATTTGGATATCAAATATCCCGTTGAGTTCGTCACATTGCTGGCGGCCGCCAATTCGCGGCTGGCGTTGGAATGCGGCTATACCGCGGCGCGCAGCGGCGGCAGCCTGTTCAACGTCGATGTGTGGCTGAAAAAGGCCATCGAAGACGGCCTCTCGCTGGGACCGCGCCTGGCAGCCAGCGGACGTGAGATCTGTGGCGCCGGGGGGCTGATGGACTGGAACCCCGACTTTCGCAAGATCGGCATGGAAGGGTTGGTGCTATTGATCAACGGCGCCGAGGAAGGGCGCCGCGCCGTTCGCAAACTGGTAAAGGACGGCGTCGAATGGGTCAAGACGTACCCGACCGGCGACGCCGCCGCCCCCGATACTAACGATCACCACACGCTATGCATGACGTTCGAAGAGATGCACGCCGTCGTAGCCGAGGCACACAATCACCATCTGAAGGTCACGGGGCATTGCCGCGCGACCGAAGGAATCAAGAACGCGATTCGTGCCGGCTACGACACGCTCGAACATGGCACGTTCATGGACGCCGAATCGCTCGACATGCTACTCGCGCAGAATACGCCCGTGGTCCCGGCCTTACAGTTCGAGTACGCCAGCGTCGAGCGAGGCCCCGAGTTTGGCCTGTCTCAAGCCGTGATCGATGGCCATCAAGAAACGCTCGAAGGGGGCGCCGAAAGCGCCCGGCTGATTCTCCGTGCCGGCGGACGTATCGGGCTGGGGGGCGATTACGGTTTCGCTTGGAATCCTCATGGCGACTACGCCAAGGAGATCAGCTTCTTCGTCAACTATGTCGGCTTTACTCCGCTCGAAGCTATTCGCTCGGCCACGCAAACCGGTGCCGAGATCATGGGGCGCGCCACGGAATTTGGCACGCTCGCGCCCGGTAAGCTGGCCGACGTGCTGATAGTCGATGGCGATCCGCTGGCCGATATTCGCGTGCTGGAAGACCGCTCGCGCTTCATTGCCATCATGCAGGGTGGCATCGTCAAAGCCGGTCAGTTGCTCGCGCCCGGCCCAGCGGCCGCGCGTGCCGCCGCGAATGGTTCCGGCGCCCCCGCGGGCCAACACGTTCGCGCAAACTAGAGGCAACTCACGATCACGCATAGAAAACCTATGGAACTTCGTCGTCTGGGAACAACCGATTTGCTGGTTTCGCCGGTGGCGCTGGGGTGCTGGCCCATCGCCGGCATGACCAGCATCAACGTCAACGACATCGACAGCATCGCCACGATCAGAGCGTGCCTGGACGTCGGCATTAATTTTCTCGACACGGCATTCAATTACGGTCCCGACGGCGAAAGCGAGCGTTTGATCGCCCAGGCAATCGGCGGGCGACGCGACGAAGTTGTCATCGCCACCAAGGGGGGCCTGCACTGGGGCGCTCAGAAGGATCGCCAGCACGATGCGCGGCCCGAGACGCTATGGCGCGAATGCGACGAAAGCCTGCGCCGGTTAGGGACGGATCACGTCGACCTTTTGTATCTGCACGCGCCCGATCCCCAGACACCGATAACTGAATCGGCCGGAGCATTGGCCGGCTTGCTGGCCGCGGGCAAAACGCGGTCGGTGGGAGTTTCCAACGTCTCTCTGGCACAACTCCAACAGTTTGCTAGCGTGTGCCCCGTGACTGCCTGCCAGCCGAAGTACAACATGCTGCAACGCGAGATCGAGGCCGACATTCTTCCCTGGTGCCAAGCGCACGAGGTGTCGTTGGTCACGTACTGGCCGCTGATGAAGGGACTGCTGGCGGGCAAACTGCCGCGCGATCACCAATTCGATCCCACCGATGGCCGCGCCAAGTATCCGATGTTCCAGGGCACAGAGTGGCAGAGGAATCAGGACCTTGTCGAGGCCCTGCGCGAGATCGGCCACGAAGCGGGAAAAACCGTCGCGCAGGTGGTCGTTAACTGGACCATCCATCGTCCGGGGATCACGGCCGCGCTGTGCGGCGCGAAACGTCCGGAACAATTGCGTGAGAACGCCGGCGCACTCGACTGGCAGCTCAGCGCGACGCAATTAGCTGCAATTGATCAGGCGCTCCTCGATCGCGGGCCCGCGGCATCGCAAAACGCGGTCTAGCGCGAAACCTTGCCGAACGCAGGGCTCGTTCCCATGGCCCTGGGCATCCGTCAGCTCTGCCGTGACCGGAGCTACGTGCTGCTGAAATTGACATCTGTCATCCGCGGGTTATGTTTTCGCGGCCCATTTGTGCGCGCCTCCGCGCCACCTTGGCCGGCCCGAGACAGGGAACGAGTCGATGGCTCAGGCTTTCCGCGCCGGAATCTTTTACGGCGTCTTCGTAATTGGCATTGTTTGTTCCGGTGCCACGGGACAACGCCACGTTGCAGCGGCGCCCCCCTCGACAAATCCGTCACGTTCCGCAGGGGTTCGCTACCAGGCCAACTCTCGCCAGACGGCAGCCACGGCGCCGGGTGTTGGCAATCCTTTACGCAGCGCGCCGTCGGCACCCGCCGCGCCAACAACGGCTCGCGACAAGGTATCGAAAACTTCCGTCGTGTCACGGCCGCCCCCGGCTAAGCCATTCGTGCCGAATACCGGCCTGTTGCATTTGTTCCGCAGGGCCGACAAGCCGACGGGGATGACAATCACAAGTGGGTCAACAAACGAAATCGGTTCGGGCCTGGGCGCGGGTTCGTCGCGCGCGGACTTATTTCCGCAAAGTAAATTCGCAGCATCGACACGTCCGCCGCTGCGTGTGATGCGCTTTGCCGACGTCCATCGCGGCGCGGCTGTGGTCCCGGTCACATCGCCACAGCGCGCCAAGGCCGCGGCTCAAGCGCTCGCATCGAGCCAGTCGACTTCGGCGAAGGCACCGTCCGACGCGGCTGAGCCGGAACCGAAAGTCTGGCGGCTCCCTCCGCTGGATCGTACGGTTCCTCCGACCCCTTTGCCGTCCGGCACCAAACTGCCGCAAGAGCCGATCAAGATCTATCCCGAAACCGGCTTGTAGATTCTTAGCACGCTCGTCGGCAGTCCTGCGCCGTAGATCACCGCTTGGGCGACGTCCTGGCACCGCGTGCGCGCGACTCGTAAGATAGGGCAACGTTCTCACTGCCATGCCCCAACGCGCGCCCGATTCGACATGAGTAGCCAGCCCTGCGATTCACCGCGCGGGAATGACCTGGGGCAAGCGACTCTCACCGCCATGCTCTGTGGCACGCTGCATATTCACGTGGCGTTCGATATCGGGGGCGAGGTGCTGCTAGAGCGGGCAAGAAAGTTGGTGCCGGCCGAATCGCAGAGCCTGCCGCGCCGGCCACGCACGCCACCCTCGATTGCCTATCGGCCTGCGCCGCTGCGATTTCCCTTGCCGCCTGCGAACTTGGCCTTGGCGGAATTGGGCGCGGTCCAAGCCTCGGTGGAAGCTACCGTGTTCGACTTTGGCGCCGTTGGTGTGACGCTGCAGGTGCCGTTTCAGCTCTCGGCCGCGGCGCTGTTGCGGCTTGCCCGCAGTCTGGCCGAGCCTGGCGAAATCGTGCGCGTCACCCGACAATCGTTCGCCCCGCTGTATGCCAGTTTGCTGCCGGCGATTCATCAGCCCGACTGGAGCGACCTCACCGAGGAGTATTTTGTTTTTCAGCTTCCGCCTAACGACTCGCTGCCGCCGCCGGCCGCATTGCTAGCGCAGCACGGCGCCTGGTTGGCAGGCCTGGTGCGATTGGAGGACGAGCCGCTCAGCCAGGAAGAAATCGACGAGGCGCTGCGTGCGCGCATCGGCTACGGCCCGCGCGATTTGTTCATACCCGAATGGTCAGCCGCCTTTTTGTTGGATCAGGAATGTGGCGAGACACTGCAAACGATCGAGTTTGCTAATCTGCAGCTGCTGGAATTTCGCTTCCTGGACGAGCAGCTCGATCGGCGACTGTCAGAGGCTTATCGGTTGATCCACCCACGCCAGCGATCGATCCTGCCTTTCTGGCGTACACACTCACTGCCGCTGCGGGCGCTGGGCGAGTTGCGGATGGAAGCCAACGACGTCTTCGAGCGGACGGGCAACGTGCTGAAGCTAGTCGGCGATCAATACCTGGCCCGTGTCTATCGCCTGCTGGCGGGCCGATTTCACCTCGACGCCTGGGAACAGAGCATCACCCGGTCGTTGCGCACGATGGAAGATGTTTACGCCATCGTCTCGGATCGGGCCGACACGTTCCGCGCCGAGTTCATGGAGGTGGTGATCATCGTACTGATCGCGTTGGAAATCGTCTTGACATTGGTAAAGGTTATGTAGCGGCGACTTGCCTGCACATCCAAATCCAACCTGATTCTCTCCCAATTTGCTTGCTGCGCCACGTTCCGATGGGTACGCTCGCAAGCGTGTTGGTTGGCCGCACTTCAGGCCCCGCCTCACGGTCGATCGCACTTCTTGAGTTCAACTGCAACTACAGCGGCATTAAGGAGTATTCGGACATGCGTTGCCTTCGAGTTAGTGGTGGGCGGAGTCTGACGATCGCCAGCCTGATCGCGGTTTGCAGCCTGATGCTGGGCACGGCGATCGCCGGCGCCGCCGATGATCCGAAGT
This region includes:
- a CDS encoding putative zinc-binding metallopeptidase, coding for MRQYRCVCNNKIFYENSQCLACGRELGFCPTCRRLVALAPQPDGGFTCSNPECGAELVKCINYSQHNVCNRCVARQNAGEGGLCDCCRFNDTIPDLSVAGNLEKWRRLEAAKRRLFYDLDELGLPYGTAVDQVDPPLTFDFKADVIKNSGFWRSVGSQQRVFTGHAEGRITINIREADDVVREKLRVDLGEAHRTLIGHFRHEVGHYYWDQLIKGRREDASRAVFGDHDQPTYADALDTYYKNGAPSDWALSHVSAYATMHPWEDFAETWATYLDMVSGLDTAHHVGFGGEPEPASADVDRMVKRYQQLGIALNEINRSMGLLDVVPEVFVPPVVEKLRFIHELVQAGRAENGALGGQPPVLAAPVAAN
- a CDS encoding ThuA domain-containing protein, giving the protein MRMFAYAGMCLVIVGAIAAALGAAEDKPPPKDASPRPKKIVLVAGTKSHGPGHHEYEQGARLLKACLDSSPNVPPVVTEVHTDGWPKDPSTFDDADTILFFCDGSDHDERDHPLLRPERLATIERQMKRGCGLVALHYTIFVPNEKGGRQFLDWIGGYFDYQSGPGERGWFSKIATHKTTPRPGAPEHPICRGLGPFELQEEYYYNLRFAAKDKRLTPILTTEIPGETQPQVVAYAVERADGGRGFGFSGGHFHSNWQVENYRRMVLNALLWTAHAEVPVGGVQSTLPDAASQSIDTKPIRTLIITGHQHPAHPWRETTPVLVEALSGADKRYQVQVEEDPEFLARDELRKFDLVVLNYCNWQRPGLSQQARDNFVEYLQAGGGLSIIHFANGAFNFSLPGAGESDWPEYRTKICRRVWDHTAGKSGHDAYGPFRVDIADGQHEITQGLAAFDTTDELYYRQQGSEPIHVLATARSRDTKQDEPMAFVYDYGQGRVFQTVLGHDAAATRNPGTSALIRRGSTWAARRPQLSVASAAAP
- a CDS encoding alpha/beta hydrolase, translated to MLQETQLESDRVTLNLAAGPSAGPPLLLLHGVARCWQDYITLIPTLGTRWQVMALDFRGHGRSSRATSYRVVDYVRDAAAVVARNASEPVVVYGHSLGAMVAAAVAAELPGQVRAIVLEDPPFGTLGANIRQTVYHGMFAAFGQLAASGQTVDELVALLAGVTLATPGKSQRLRLGELRDPAALRFMAKCLSQLDPATMTPLVEGCWLDGYDQDDLLRRVACPTLLLQGEASQGSMLDDAEAARVTALLPRATHVRVAGAGHLIHSMQTETTLRLVTSFLESL
- a CDS encoding amidohydrolase family protein encodes the protein MKTAQGTILVEHGQLIDGTGSQATADAALVIRDGRIVYAGSAVGAPAVPADATRIDARGGTIMPGLVEAHFHPTYFDVAELQDLDIKYPVEFVTLLAAANSRLALECGYTAARSGGSLFNVDVWLKKAIEDGLSLGPRLAASGREICGAGGLMDWNPDFRKIGMEGLVLLINGAEEGRRAVRKLVKDGVEWVKTYPTGDAAAPDTNDHHTLCMTFEEMHAVVAEAHNHHLKVTGHCRATEGIKNAIRAGYDTLEHGTFMDAESLDMLLAQNTPVVPALQFEYASVERGPEFGLSQAVIDGHQETLEGGAESARLILRAGGRIGLGGDYGFAWNPHGDYAKEISFFVNYVGFTPLEAIRSATQTGAEIMGRATEFGTLAPGKLADVLIVDGDPLADIRVLEDRSRFIAIMQGGIVKAGQLLAPGPAAARAAANGSGAPAGQHVRAN
- a CDS encoding aldo/keto reductase codes for the protein MELRRLGTTDLLVSPVALGCWPIAGMTSINVNDIDSIATIRACLDVGINFLDTAFNYGPDGESERLIAQAIGGRRDEVVIATKGGLHWGAQKDRQHDARPETLWRECDESLRRLGTDHVDLLYLHAPDPQTPITESAGALAGLLAAGKTRSVGVSNVSLAQLQQFASVCPVTACQPKYNMLQREIEADILPWCQAHEVSLVTYWPLMKGLLAGKLPRDHQFDPTDGRAKYPMFQGTEWQRNQDLVEALREIGHEAGKTVAQVVVNWTIHRPGITAALCGAKRPEQLRENAGALDWQLSATQLAAIDQALLDRGPAASQNAV